The Eikenella corrodens genome segment ATAGTCGATGATGAAGGTGGGGTTCCACAGCTTGCCTTCGGCGCAGCCTTCAAATAAGGCCAGCTGCAGGCTGCCGATGCCGGGGGCGGCGGGCAGGTCTTCGCCGTGTTTTACCACTTCTTTTTTCAGCCATTCTTCATCGTTCAGCTGCTCATCGGTGTAGTGCGGATTGTATTTTTTGATCGCGTCCACGATGGTGAGGCGGTCAAAGCGTTTTTCCAGATCCACTTCTTTACCGTTGTAAGGAACGTGCAGGCTGCCGCAAACGGCGTTGGCGCAAGCGCGGATCACGCCTTCGGTCATGTCCATCATGCGGTGGTAGTCGGAGAATGCCTCGTAGAACTCCATCATGGTGAACTCGGGGTTGTGGCGGGCAGACACGCCTTCGTTACGGAAGTTGCGGTTGATTTCAAACACGCGCTCGAAACCGCCTACCACCAAACGTTTCAGATAGAGCTCGGGAGCAATTCGCATAAACAGCGGGATGTCCAGCGCGTTGTGGTGGGTAACGAATGGACGGGCTGCTGCGCCACCGGCAATCGGGTGCATCATCGGGGTTTCCACTTCAAGATACTGCTCGCCAGTCATGAAGTTGCGGATGGTTTGGATGATGCGGCCACGTTTTTTGAAGATTTCGCGCGATTCGGCGTTTACGATCAAATCGGCATAACGCTGGCGGTAGCGGGTTTCCTGGTCTTTCAGGCCGTGCACTTTATCAGGCAGCGGGCGCAGGGCTTTGGCCAACAGGCGGATTTGGCTTACGCGTACGGTCAGCTCGCCGTGGTTGGTTTTAAACAGCACGCCTTCTGCGCCGAGGATATCGCCCAAGTCCCAGTGCTTGAACTCTTCGTGAATCTTCTCACCAACACCCTGGTCGTTTACGTAGAGCTGGATTTGGCCGGAAACGTCTTGCAGGGTGGCGAAGCTGGCCTTACCCATATCGCGTTGCAGCATCATGCGGCCTGCTACCTTGACGGTTACGTTCTTTTCTTCCAACTCTTCCTTAGACAGTTCGCCGTACTGGCTCTGCAGATCACCGGCAAAAGCATTGCGACGGAAGTCGTTCGGGAACGCTACGCCGTGCTTGCGGATTTCTGCCAATTTCTCGCGACGAACTGCCATGACCTGACTTTCGTCTAATTGGGGGGTATCGGTATGTTGAGATTCATTCATGGTATCCATCCATATA includes the following:
- the lysS gene encoding lysine--tRNA ligase, with product MNESQHTDTPQLDESQVMAVRREKLAEIRKHGVAFPNDFRRNAFAGDLQSQYGELSKEELEEKNVTVKVAGRMMLQRDMGKASFATLQDVSGQIQLYVNDQGVGEKIHEEFKHWDLGDILGAEGVLFKTNHGELTVRVSQIRLLAKALRPLPDKVHGLKDQETRYRQRYADLIVNAESREIFKKRGRIIQTIRNFMTGEQYLEVETPMMHPIAGGAAARPFVTHHNALDIPLFMRIAPELYLKRLVVGGFERVFEINRNFRNEGVSARHNPEFTMMEFYEAFSDYHRMMDMTEGVIRACANAVCGSLHVPYNGKEVDLEKRFDRLTIVDAIKKYNPHYTDEQLNDEEWLKKEVVKHGEDLPAAPGIGSLQLALFEGCAEGKLWNPTFIIDYPVEVSPLARASDTNPKLTERFELFAVGRELANGYSELNDPEDQADRFRSQVAQKEAGDDEAMNYDADYIRAMEYGLPPTGGCGIGIDRLVMLLTNAPSIRDVILFPHMRPEEGQN